A single region of the Microlunatus panaciterrae genome encodes:
- the pta gene encoding phosphate acetyltransferase has protein sequence MTRSVYVASPEGQTGKSAVALGLLDALLREVGSVGVFRPITNSTQEVDWIVDLLVSQPGIEQTYEEALGVSYDAAHADAEEAMTEIVRRFGAISDRFDVVVVVGSDYTDVSTGTELSMNAQIAANLGSPVVLVVHGRNRTPEDVRVAVETAWTELQAHHAQTVAVIANRVDHESMAAVSQTLQCFGVVVAAIPESRVLSAATFRQQAAAVGGILVQGSERWMDRESLGIVVAAMSLPNVLDRLTPEATVISPSDRTDLIPGLVLAHQSGTFPSLAGLVLTGGYPIPDSIRRLSEGIDQNLPVVSTTLDTFATAERLSRLRGPLTKHSPNKIETARRLFSEQVDQEALLAAIDVSASEVRTPLMFEYQLMERARADRKHIVLPESHDDRILQAASILLRRGVADLTLIGDENKVRARASALGLDLDEADIVSNNDPELVERFAAEYARLRAHKGMTIEKARQTVRDISYFGTMMVHLGMADGMVSGAANTTAHTIRPALEFIKTAEGVDTVSSVFLMCLADRVLVYGDCAVIPDPTAEQLADIAISSAATARQFTIEPRVAMLSYSTGASGSGADVEKVREATKLVAEREPDLLLEGPIQYDAAVDPGVAKAKLPDSPVAGRATVFIFPDLNTGNNTYKAVQRSAGAVAVGPILQGLRKPVNDLSRGALVEDIVNTVAITAIQAQGLE, from the coding sequence GTGACCCGCAGTGTCTACGTAGCGTCCCCCGAGGGACAGACCGGGAAGTCCGCTGTCGCGCTCGGGCTGCTCGACGCGCTGCTGCGCGAGGTGGGCTCGGTCGGTGTCTTTCGGCCGATCACCAACTCGACCCAGGAGGTCGACTGGATCGTCGACCTGCTGGTCAGCCAGCCCGGCATTGAGCAGACCTACGAGGAGGCGCTCGGGGTCAGTTATGACGCCGCCCATGCCGATGCCGAGGAGGCGATGACCGAGATCGTTCGCCGGTTCGGCGCCATCAGCGACCGGTTCGACGTGGTCGTGGTGGTGGGATCGGACTACACCGACGTCTCGACCGGCACCGAGCTCTCCATGAACGCGCAGATCGCGGCCAACCTCGGCTCCCCGGTGGTCTTGGTGGTGCACGGCCGCAACCGGACGCCCGAGGACGTCCGGGTCGCCGTCGAGACCGCCTGGACCGAGCTCCAGGCGCACCATGCCCAGACGGTCGCGGTGATCGCCAACCGCGTCGACCACGAGTCGATGGCAGCGGTCAGCCAGACCCTGCAGTGCTTCGGGGTCGTGGTGGCGGCGATCCCGGAGAGCCGGGTGCTGTCGGCGGCCACCTTCCGGCAGCAGGCGGCTGCGGTCGGCGGCATCCTGGTGCAGGGCAGCGAACGGTGGATGGACCGGGAGTCCCTGGGCATCGTGGTGGCGGCGATGAGCCTGCCCAATGTGCTCGACCGGCTGACCCCCGAGGCGACGGTCATCTCGCCGAGCGACCGCACCGACCTGATCCCGGGTCTGGTGCTGGCCCATCAGTCCGGCACCTTCCCCTCGCTGGCCGGCCTCGTCCTCACCGGCGGCTACCCGATTCCGGACTCCATCCGCCGGCTGTCGGAGGGCATCGACCAGAACCTTCCGGTGGTGTCGACCACGCTGGACACCTTCGCCACCGCCGAGCGGTTGTCCCGGCTGCGGGGCCCGCTGACCAAGCACTCCCCCAACAAGATCGAGACGGCCCGCCGGCTCTTCAGCGAGCAGGTCGACCAGGAGGCGCTGCTCGCCGCCATCGACGTGTCCGCCTCAGAGGTCCGCACGCCGCTGATGTTCGAGTATCAGCTGATGGAGCGGGCCCGCGCCGACCGCAAGCACATCGTGCTGCCGGAGAGCCACGACGACCGGATCCTGCAAGCGGCCTCGATCCTGCTCCGTCGCGGCGTTGCCGACCTCACCCTGATCGGCGACGAGAACAAGGTTCGGGCTCGGGCCTCGGCTCTCGGGCTCGACCTCGACGAGGCCGACATCGTCTCCAACAACGATCCGGAGCTGGTCGAGCGGTTCGCCGCGGAGTACGCGAGGTTGCGCGCCCACAAGGGCATGACCATCGAGAAGGCGCGCCAGACGGTCCGCGACATCTCCTACTTCGGCACCATGATGGTCCACCTGGGGATGGCCGACGGGATGGTCTCCGGCGCCGCCAATACCACCGCCCACACCATCCGGCCGGCGCTGGAGTTCATCAAGACCGCCGAGGGTGTCGACACCGTCTCCAGCGTGTTCCTGATGTGCCTGGCCGACCGGGTCCTCGTGTACGGCGACTGCGCCGTGATCCCGGACCCGACCGCCGAGCAGCTGGCCGACATCGCCATCTCGTCGGCCGCCACCGCCCGGCAGTTCACCATCGAGCCTCGCGTAGCGATGCTGTCCTACTCCACCGGGGCGTCCGGCTCAGGGGCCGATGTGGAGAAGGTCAGGGAGGCGACCAAGCTGGTGGCCGAGCGGGAGCCGGACCTGCTGCTGGAGGGACCGATCCAGTACGACGCCGCCGTGGATCCCGGCGTGGCCAAGGCGAAGCTGCCGGACTCACCGGTCGCCGGCCGGGCGACGGTGTTCATCTTCCCGGACCTGAACACCGGCAACAACACCTACAAGGCGGTCCAGCGGAGCGCCGGGGCGGTGGCTGTCGGCCCGATCCTGCAGGGCCTGCGCAAACCGGTCAACGACCTGTCCCGAGGAGCCCTGGTGGAGGACATCGTCAACACGGTCGCGATCACCGCTATCCAGGCCCAGGGTCTCGAGTGA
- a CDS encoding alanine racemase yields MTLTLTSDFDLPLLVAHADALDHNITTMADYCAAAGVLLAPHAKTTMCRPLIEQQLQAGAWGMTVATPRQARALVGFGVQRILLANVLVDERAIRWVSDQFLSGTAGEFLCYVESLDGVDLLERTLDLLSPPRTLPVLLELGVDGGRTGVRSREQARAVAERVAHSAQLSLVGTAAFEGVLRLGEGESIPADLPDFLTFVHDATVELTEAGLFDTEVPIVSAGGSSYFDVVVEQLGPDSFDFNVSTVLRSGCYVSHDHGLYHRTSPLDGRQTPDGPHLRPALELLASVWSRPEPGLVIAGFGRRDVPFDDRLPIVLGHYDEQDRLRPLPGWQVQKLWDQHAWIAVPPDTVISPGDVLSLGISHPCGAFDRWRSIVLLNAESQVIGSLEPAL; encoded by the coding sequence ATGACCCTGACGCTCACCAGCGACTTCGATCTGCCGCTGTTGGTGGCCCACGCCGACGCGCTCGATCACAACATCACCACGATGGCCGACTACTGCGCCGCCGCCGGGGTGCTGCTCGCGCCACACGCCAAGACCACGATGTGCCGGCCGCTGATCGAGCAGCAGCTGCAGGCGGGAGCGTGGGGGATGACCGTCGCCACCCCGCGTCAGGCCCGAGCACTGGTCGGCTTCGGCGTGCAGCGGATCCTGCTGGCGAACGTGCTCGTCGACGAGCGAGCCATCCGCTGGGTGAGTGACCAGTTCCTCAGCGGAACCGCCGGAGAGTTCCTCTGCTATGTCGAGAGTCTCGACGGCGTCGACCTGCTCGAGCGCACCCTGGATCTGCTCTCTCCGCCGCGGACCCTGCCGGTGCTGCTCGAGCTGGGGGTGGACGGTGGACGTACCGGCGTACGGAGCCGCGAGCAGGCCCGCGCGGTCGCCGAACGGGTGGCGCACTCGGCCCAGCTGAGCCTGGTCGGGACGGCCGCCTTCGAAGGCGTGCTGCGGCTCGGCGAGGGCGAGTCGATCCCTGCGGACCTGCCCGACTTCCTCACCTTCGTCCACGATGCCACCGTCGAGCTGACCGAGGCAGGTCTGTTCGACACCGAGGTGCCGATCGTCAGCGCGGGCGGCAGCTCCTACTTCGACGTCGTGGTCGAACAGTTGGGCCCGGACTCGTTCGACTTCAACGTGAGCACCGTGCTGCGCAGCGGCTGCTACGTCAGCCACGACCACGGCCTCTACCACCGCACCTCCCCGCTGGACGGGCGGCAGACCCCCGATGGGCCGCACCTCCGGCCGGCGCTGGAGCTGCTCGCCTCGGTCTGGTCCCGCCCTGAACCGGGGCTCGTGATCGCCGGCTTCGGCCGCCGCGACGTCCCGTTCGACGATCGGCTGCCGATCGTGCTCGGACACTACGACGAGCAGGACCGGCTACGGCCGCTGCCCGGCTGGCAGGTGCAGAAGCTCTGGGACCAGCATGCCTGGATCGCCGTCCCCCCAGACACCGTCATCTCGCCGGGTGACGTCCTCAGCCTGGGCATCTCGCATCCCTGCGGCGCGTTCGACCGTTGGCGCAGCATCGTCCTGCTGAACGCCGAGAGTCAGGTCATCGGGTCCCTGGAGCCGGCACTCTGA
- a CDS encoding YhfC family glutamic-type intramembrane protease has product MTTAVAAAFSVEMLLMIALPIIAAVVICRRHSLPLTVPLAAASFFIINMIITAPLTRGLIPANFGRSTVILLLGTVAYSICQELARYASFRFAPALQFRRNDWAGVAAGVGFGGAEAIVIGVQFAWGMGVILLAPQRLGPGVAEQTLSASPWLFLLTGLDRVPAIICSVAFSLLVVMAFRKGTYFLWVAIGLHAALDVVLLTAQRFLPGIWHEVVFVTLAVIAVVFIRRTIRGGTLSATPEGYQTSSPATVGP; this is encoded by the coding sequence ATGACGACAGCCGTCGCCGCAGCATTCTCGGTCGAGATGCTGCTGATGATCGCCCTTCCGATCATCGCCGCCGTCGTCATCTGCCGACGTCACAGCCTCCCCCTGACGGTGCCGCTGGCCGCGGCGAGCTTCTTCATCATCAACATGATCATCACGGCGCCGCTGACCCGGGGGCTGATCCCGGCCAACTTCGGTCGCAGCACCGTCATCCTGCTGCTGGGCACGGTCGCCTACTCCATCTGTCAGGAACTGGCCCGGTATGCCAGCTTCAGGTTCGCGCCGGCGCTGCAGTTCCGCCGCAACGACTGGGCCGGCGTCGCGGCCGGCGTCGGCTTCGGTGGTGCCGAGGCGATCGTGATCGGGGTGCAGTTCGCCTGGGGGATGGGCGTCATCCTGCTGGCGCCGCAGCGGCTCGGCCCTGGGGTGGCAGAGCAGACCCTTTCGGCCAGCCCCTGGCTGTTCCTGCTGACCGGTCTGGACCGGGTGCCGGCGATCATCTGTTCGGTGGCGTTCTCGCTGCTCGTCGTAATGGCGTTTCGCAAAGGCACCTACTTCCTCTGGGTCGCCATCGGCCTGCATGCCGCCCTCGATGTGGTGCTGCTGACGGCCCAGCGCTTCCTGCCCGGCATCTGGCATGAGGTCGTCTTCGTCACCTTGGCCGTGATCGCAGTGGTCTTCATCCGCCGCACCATCCGCGGCGGGACGCTGTCGGCCACCCCCGAGGGCTATCAGACATCCTCACCTGCAACAGTCGGGCCATGA
- a CDS encoding deoxyribonuclease IV — MTSLVIGAHVDQEDPVAEAAARQATLSQFFLGDPQGWKGPVVAYPGGAAALKAAAEAAGVTLYVHSPYVINVATTNNRIRIPSRKLLQQTVTAAAEVGAAGVIVHGGHVLKDDDPAKGFDNWRKCIDGLEMPVPLLIENTAGGTNAMARRLERIEQLWEAVTAASGGDTVGFCLDTCHAFAGGEELVGLVERVKAITGRIDLIHANDSRDAFDSGADRHANLGEGSLEPEGLVEVVRTAAVPVVVETPGGAEGQGADIAWLRERIDR; from the coding sequence ATGACTTCGCTCGTGATCGGTGCGCATGTCGACCAGGAGGACCCGGTTGCGGAGGCGGCAGCCAGGCAGGCGACGCTGTCGCAGTTCTTCCTGGGCGACCCGCAGGGCTGGAAGGGCCCGGTGGTGGCCTACCCGGGCGGCGCCGCGGCCCTCAAGGCGGCGGCCGAAGCGGCCGGTGTCACGCTCTACGTGCACTCGCCGTACGTCATCAACGTGGCCACCACCAACAACCGGATCCGGATCCCCAGCCGCAAGCTGCTGCAGCAGACCGTGACGGCAGCCGCAGAGGTCGGCGCAGCCGGGGTGATCGTGCACGGCGGACACGTACTGAAGGACGACGACCCCGCCAAGGGCTTCGACAACTGGCGCAAGTGCATCGACGGCCTGGAGATGCCGGTGCCGCTGCTGATCGAGAACACCGCCGGCGGCACCAACGCGATGGCCCGGCGGCTGGAACGGATCGAGCAGCTCTGGGAGGCGGTCACCGCTGCCTCCGGCGGCGACACCGTCGGGTTCTGCCTGGACACCTGCCACGCGTTCGCCGGTGGTGAGGAGCTGGTCGGTCTGGTGGAGCGGGTGAAGGCCATCACCGGCCGGATCGACCTGATCCACGCCAACGACAGCCGGGACGCGTTCGACTCCGGCGCCGACCGGCACGCGAACCTCGGCGAAGGCAGCCTGGAGCCGGAGGGGCTGGTGGAGGTGGTGCGCACCGCGGCCGTACCGGTCGTGGTCGAGACCCCCGGCGGCGCCGAAGGCCAGGGTGCCGACATCGCCTGGCTACGCGAGCGCATCGACCGCTGA
- a CDS encoding ATP-grasp domain-containing protein, whose product MNVIFVEPAFPNNQRQFVRGLAEVGAKVIGIGERPEDWLDDELRGWMAHYHQIANVTEVAALKAAVQWVQSKLWVDRLEATVEAHILPTAQVREACRIPGTSIRTAWLCRDKPSMKEALRTAGVPTAESIGADTPDQVRAFAGRVGYPLILKPRAGAGAAGTFRVDSDTELSGALEHYQRASIAVEEFVEGHEGFYDTLSIDGRPVHDFVSHYFPNVLEAMRSRWISPQFVSTNRVDSVSDYDQLKEMGRRVNEVLGIGTSATHMEWFFGPKGLRFSEIGCRPAGVGAWDLYAVGNEMDIYREWANAIVHGRADQRATRAFAAGMVALRPDADGMILGYSGLDEVEDRYREWIIDRHVPSPGTATQPVEAGYMANAYLRMKHPDFDRLRDMLTDVGERVSVHAG is encoded by the coding sequence ATGAACGTGATCTTCGTGGAGCCGGCGTTCCCGAACAACCAGCGCCAGTTCGTTCGGGGACTCGCCGAGGTCGGCGCGAAGGTCATCGGGATCGGTGAGCGACCGGAGGACTGGCTCGACGACGAGCTCCGAGGCTGGATGGCCCACTACCACCAGATTGCGAACGTCACGGAGGTGGCGGCGCTGAAGGCGGCCGTCCAGTGGGTGCAGAGCAAGCTGTGGGTGGACCGCCTCGAGGCGACCGTGGAGGCGCACATCCTGCCGACCGCTCAGGTGCGCGAGGCCTGCCGCATCCCAGGCACCTCGATCCGGACCGCCTGGCTGTGCCGGGACAAGCCGTCGATGAAGGAGGCGCTGCGCACCGCGGGGGTCCCCACGGCCGAGTCGATCGGGGCCGACACCCCCGACCAGGTCCGCGCCTTCGCCGGCCGGGTCGGCTATCCGTTGATCCTGAAGCCACGGGCGGGTGCGGGAGCGGCCGGCACTTTCCGGGTCGACTCGGACACCGAGCTGAGCGGCGCCCTGGAGCACTACCAGAGAGCATCCATCGCCGTCGAGGAGTTCGTCGAGGGCCACGAGGGCTTCTACGACACCCTCTCCATCGACGGGCGGCCGGTGCACGACTTCGTCTCGCACTACTTTCCCAACGTGCTCGAGGCGATGCGCAGCCGCTGGATCTCACCGCAGTTCGTCTCCACCAACCGGGTGGACTCGGTGTCGGACTATGACCAGCTGAAGGAGATGGGCCGCCGGGTCAACGAGGTGCTCGGCATCGGTACCTCCGCCACCCATATGGAGTGGTTCTTCGGTCCGAAGGGCCTGAGGTTCTCCGAGATCGGCTGCCGCCCGGCCGGGGTCGGCGCCTGGGACCTCTATGCCGTCGGCAACGAGATGGACATCTACCGTGAGTGGGCCAACGCGATCGTGCACGGGCGTGCCGACCAGCGGGCCACCCGGGCGTTCGCGGCCGGCATGGTCGCCCTGCGGCCGGACGCGGACGGAATGATCCTGGGCTACTCGGGTCTGGACGAGGTCGAGGACCGCTACCGCGAGTGGATCATCGACCGGCACGTTCCGTCACCAGGGACGGCCACCCAACCGGTGGAGGCCGGCTACATGGCCAACGCGTACCTGCGGATGAAACACCCCGACTTCGACCGGCTACGCGACATGCTGACCGATGTTGGAGAGCGCGTCTCGGTCCACGCCGGATGA
- a CDS encoding alpha/beta hydrolase-fold protein, which produces MSVAGTKKRPAKLAINRLRESRNLDDAAVERFFRRHEFPIVEGSRCTFAVWVNADAVYLRHRVVGLPDDLPLRRIEGTDLWYAVVEIPAESRVEYQFEVRRGDHWERFNDPSNPRVARSPVGNSSVCYSIDYTVPDWTLPDEEARPGELVELEVRSQAQRRTNRVTLYLPARFRMQQSPAGHAPRRRYPLLVVHDGGDFLEYASMKTVLDNLIHRLDMAETVVAFTYPGDRLVEYPNNSAHARFISHELVPRLEHDYPLIGQPSGRCLMGSSFGAVASLSTAVRNPGFYGSLILQSGSFLFTDIGDAHGGGPAFDPVVKFVNRYRARPTRVAERLFVSCGVYEPLIVQNRSMLSVFAETGMTVNYVESRDGHNWESWRDRLRDGLSWVFPGEQMFVYE; this is translated from the coding sequence ATGAGCGTCGCCGGGACCAAGAAGCGGCCGGCCAAGCTGGCGATCAACCGGTTGCGGGAGAGTCGCAACCTCGACGATGCGGCGGTCGAACGCTTCTTCCGCCGCCACGAGTTCCCGATCGTCGAGGGCAGCAGGTGCACGTTCGCTGTCTGGGTCAACGCCGATGCCGTCTATCTGCGGCACCGGGTGGTGGGCCTGCCGGATGACCTGCCGCTGCGCCGGATCGAGGGCACCGACCTGTGGTACGCGGTGGTCGAGATCCCCGCCGAGTCGCGGGTCGAGTACCAGTTCGAGGTGCGGCGCGGTGACCACTGGGAGCGGTTCAACGATCCGAGCAACCCGAGGGTCGCCCGCAGCCCGGTGGGCAACTCCTCGGTCTGCTACAGCATCGACTACACCGTGCCGGACTGGACGCTGCCGGACGAGGAGGCCAGGCCAGGCGAGCTCGTCGAGCTGGAGGTACGCAGCCAGGCGCAGCGCCGCACCAACCGTGTCACCCTCTACCTGCCGGCCCGGTTCCGGATGCAGCAGTCCCCCGCGGGCCACGCCCCCCGCAGGCGCTACCCGCTCCTGGTGGTCCATGACGGCGGGGACTTTCTGGAGTACGCCTCGATGAAGACGGTGCTGGACAACCTCATCCACCGCCTCGATATGGCCGAGACGGTGGTGGCGTTCACCTACCCGGGCGACCGGTTGGTCGAATATCCGAACAACTCCGCCCATGCCCGGTTCATCAGCCATGAGCTGGTGCCTCGGCTGGAGCACGACTACCCGCTGATCGGACAGCCGTCAGGTCGCTGCCTGATGGGCTCGAGCTTCGGTGCCGTCGCGTCCCTGTCGACCGCGGTCCGCAACCCCGGCTTCTACGGGTCGCTGATCTTGCAGTCCGGGTCGTTCCTCTTCACCGACATCGGTGATGCTCACGGCGGCGGCCCGGCGTTCGACCCGGTGGTGAAGTTCGTCAACCGCTACCGGGCCAGACCGACCAGGGTGGCCGAGCGGCTGTTCGTCTCCTGCGGCGTCTACGAGCCGCTGATCGTGCAGAACCGGTCGATGCTGTCGGTCTTCGCCGAGACCGGGATGACGGTCAACTACGTCGAGTCGCGGGACGGGCACAACTGGGAGAGCTGGCGGGACCGGCTGCGCGACGGGCTGTCCTGGGTGTTCCCTGGCGAGCAGATGTTCGTCTACGAGTGA
- a CDS encoding YbhB/YbcL family Raf kinase inhibitor-like protein — MSSPYDVIADVPTFTLTSTDVADGAELPMPQVSGIMDAGGQDVSPQLSWSGFPPETRSYVVSVFDPDAPTASGFWHWAVADIPASVTSLPTGAGDAEGSGLPDGAWQLRNDGGSKRYLGAAPPAGHGRHRYFIAVHAVDVEQIGIDPDSTPAFLMFNLFSHTVGRAVIAPWWELR, encoded by the coding sequence ATGAGCAGCCCGTACGACGTCATCGCCGATGTGCCCACCTTCACCTTGACCAGCACCGACGTGGCCGACGGCGCCGAGCTGCCGATGCCCCAGGTGAGCGGGATCATGGACGCCGGCGGCCAGGACGTGTCGCCTCAGCTGAGCTGGTCGGGATTCCCGCCCGAAACCAGGAGCTACGTGGTCTCGGTGTTCGACCCGGATGCCCCGACAGCCAGCGGCTTCTGGCACTGGGCCGTTGCCGACATCCCCGCCTCGGTCACCTCGCTTCCGACGGGCGCCGGCGACGCTGAAGGTTCGGGTCTCCCCGACGGGGCCTGGCAGCTCCGCAACGACGGCGGCTCCAAGCGCTACCTCGGCGCCGCCCCGCCGGCGGGTCATGGCCGGCACCGCTACTTCATCGCCGTGCACGCCGTCGACGTGGAGCAGATCGGTATCGACCCCGACTCCACCCCCGCCTTCCTCATGTTCAACCTGTTCAGCCACACCGTGGGACGGGCAGTCATCGCTCCCTGGTGGGAGCTGCGCTAG
- a CDS encoding phosphatase PAP2 family protein yields the protein MLTNAPAGPGSALQDPERQRAASTAVALVMSLLALLAAAAIGWVALTTVRGQQLDDLAAHVLSAGSIAVADDLSRLLELVSVSSAALALAVLMGLALVRGRLRLAVGAAVLMAGANVTTQVLKHLLLTRPDLGYGTLNSLPSGHTTVVFSLVLAAVLVSPRPVRPLVVLAGSAVGTLTGLATLVAGWHRTSDVVAALLVTLAWAAAVTAVLAATTTRTGSDHGGGFVPAVLGALLAAGAAVLWGVGPGAGLWQPVAVAMVLAAIAGATALSTGAFAWLTSRTLD from the coding sequence GTGCTGACGAATGCCCCCGCTGGCCCGGGCTCCGCGCTGCAGGACCCCGAGCGGCAGCGGGCTGCCTCGACCGCGGTCGCCCTGGTGATGTCGTTGTTGGCCCTGTTGGCGGCGGCGGCGATCGGCTGGGTGGCGCTCACCACCGTTCGTGGCCAGCAGCTGGATGACCTGGCCGCGCACGTGCTGAGTGCCGGAAGCATTGCGGTTGCCGACGACCTGTCCCGCCTGCTGGAACTCGTCTCGGTCTCGTCGGCCGCGCTGGCGCTGGCCGTGCTGATGGGGCTGGCGTTGGTCCGGGGGCGACTCCGGCTGGCGGTCGGCGCTGCGGTGCTGATGGCGGGCGCGAACGTGACGACACAGGTCCTCAAGCATCTGCTGCTGACCCGGCCGGATCTGGGCTACGGGACGCTGAACAGCCTGCCCAGTGGGCACACCACAGTGGTCTTCTCCCTGGTGCTGGCCGCGGTACTCGTGTCCCCGCGCCCCGTGCGGCCGCTGGTAGTGCTGGCCGGGTCGGCCGTCGGCACCCTCACCGGCCTGGCGACCCTGGTCGCCGGCTGGCACCGCACCTCCGATGTCGTGGCCGCGCTGCTGGTCACACTCGCCTGGGCGGCGGCGGTGACAGCGGTGCTGGCGGCCACCACCACCCGGACGGGCTCCGACCACGGCGGTGGCTTCGTCCCGGCGGTTCTCGGTGCGCTGCTCGCCGCCGGTGCCGCAGTGCTCTGGGGTGTCGGACCGGGAGCCGGGTTGTGGCAGCCGGTCGCGGTGGCGATGGTGCTGGCAGCGATCGCCGGCGCGACAGCGCTCAGCACCGGCGCCTTCGCCTGGTTGACCTCCCGCACTCTTGACTGA
- the rpsF gene encoding 30S ribosomal protein S6, protein MRKYEVMVIMDPDTEERSVQPTLEQYLTVITKGGGTVDNLDIWGRRRLAYEIQKKSEGIYAVINLTANPDDVRELDRQFSINESIMRTKVIRPELH, encoded by the coding sequence ATGCGTAAGTACGAAGTCATGGTCATCATGGACCCCGACACCGAAGAGCGTTCGGTGCAGCCGACCCTCGAGCAGTATCTGACCGTCATCACCAAGGGTGGCGGGACCGTGGACAACCTGGACATCTGGGGCCGTCGCCGGCTGGCGTACGAGATCCAGAAGAAGTCCGAGGGCATCTACGCCGTCATCAACCTGACCGCAAACCCCGACGACGTGCGGGAGCTGGATCGCCAGTTCTCCATCAACGAGTCGATCATGCGGACCAAGGTCATCCGTCCGGAGCTGCACTGA
- a CDS encoding single-stranded DNA-binding protein, whose product MAGETQITLVGNLTADPELRFTPSGAAVANFTVASTPRNFDRQTNEWKDGEAMFINCAVWRQAAENVAESLQKGMRVIVQGRLKSRSYETREGERRTVFEIDVDEIGPALRYATAKVNRTSSGGGGGGGGRQGGGYGGGGGGGNDPWASSPQGGGNQGGNQGADPWATPQNDEPPF is encoded by the coding sequence ATGGCAGGCGAAACTCAGATCACACTCGTCGGCAACCTCACTGCCGATCCCGAGCTGCGCTTCACCCCGTCCGGGGCCGCTGTGGCGAACTTCACCGTCGCCTCGACGCCGCGCAACTTCGACCGTCAGACCAATGAGTGGAAAGACGGCGAGGCGATGTTCATCAACTGTGCGGTGTGGCGGCAGGCGGCGGAAAACGTCGCCGAGTCCCTGCAGAAGGGGATGCGCGTGATCGTCCAGGGTCGGCTGAAGTCGCGGAGCTACGAGACCCGTGAGGGCGAGCGGCGCACCGTCTTCGAGATCGACGTGGACGAGATCGGTCCCGCGCTCAGGTATGCGACAGCCAAGGTCAACCGCACCAGCAGCGGCGGGGGCGGTGGCGGTGGGGGTCGCCAGGGTGGCGGCTACGGCGGCGGAGGCGGCGGGGGCAACGACCCCTGGGCTTCCAGTCCGCAGGGCGGCGGCAACCAAGGCGGCAACCAGGGCGCAGACCCGTGGGCCACGCCGCAGAACGACGAACCACCGTTCTGA
- the rpsR gene encoding 30S ribosomal protein S18: MANQSSAPRKPFKKKSNPLKAAKVQEIDYKDTATLRKFISERGKIRARRVTGLSVQEQRRVAIAIKNAREVALLPYASTAR; this comes from the coding sequence ATGGCCAACCAATCAAGCGCACCACGCAAGCCCTTCAAGAAGAAGTCCAACCCGCTGAAGGCAGCAAAGGTGCAGGAGATCGACTACAAGGACACCGCCACGCTGCGGAAGTTCATCTCGGAGCGGGGCAAGATCCGCGCACGCCGAGTGACCGGGCTCTCCGTGCAGGAGCAGCGCCGGGTCGCCATCGCCATCAAGAACGCGCGTGAGGTGGCTCTGCTGCCGTACGCGTCGACGGCTCGCTGA
- the rplI gene encoding 50S ribosomal protein L9, translated as MKLILTAAVDNLGVAGDVVEVKDGYGRNYLVPRGFAIRWTRGGEKQIDGIKRSRDAREIRGLDHAQEVREQIENLTVELPVRAGDTGKLFGAVTAADVAGAIKKSGGPSIDKRSVEISKPIKNLGTHTVGVKLHEAVTAHVALAVVSQG; from the coding sequence ATGAAGCTCATTCTGACTGCAGCAGTCGACAACCTCGGCGTCGCCGGGGACGTGGTCGAGGTCAAGGACGGCTACGGCCGCAACTACCTCGTGCCACGGGGATTCGCCATCCGCTGGACCCGCGGCGGCGAGAAGCAGATCGACGGGATCAAGCGCAGCCGTGACGCTCGCGAGATCCGCGGCCTCGACCATGCTCAGGAGGTGCGCGAGCAGATCGAGAACCTCACTGTGGAGCTGCCCGTCCGGGCCGGGGACACCGGGAAGCTGTTCGGTGCGGTCACCGCGGCGGACGTCGCCGGTGCGATCAAGAAGTCCGGCGGTCCGTCGATCGACAAGCGTTCGGTCGAGATCTCCAAGCCGATCAAGAACCTGGGCACCCACACCGTCGGCGTGAAGCTCCACGAAGCGGTCACCGCACACGTGGCGCTTGCCGTGGTCTCGCAGGGCTGA